gataactcattgcagttttgacttgtatttctttaatgattagcgatgttgagcatcctttcatgtgtttgttggcaatctgtatatcttctttggagaaatgtctatttaggtcttctgcccatttttggattgggttgtttttttgatattgagctgcacgagctgcttgtaaattttggagattaatcctttgttagttgcttcatttggaaatatcttctcccattctgagggtcgtcttttcgtcatttatggtttcctttgctgtgcaaaagcttttaagtttcatgaggtcccatttgtttatttttgtttttatttccatttctctaggaggtgggtcaaaaaggatcttgctgtgatttatgtcatagagtgttctgcctatgttttcctctaagagtttgatagtgtctggcctgacatttaggtcttcaatccattttgagtttatttttgtgtatggtgttagggagtgttctaatttcattcttttacatgttgctgtccagtcttctcagcaccacttattgaagaggctgtcgtgAGGTAAGATTTTGTACTTAAAATCCCCCTCTGAGAATTCAGAGGGGGATTCAGACCCTTGCTTCAGCTTCCCACTTGGCCAGTTCCACTCTCCCAGTGTATTACCTTTCCATCGGGCATTGGTTTATGCCAAGCACGTTGCTGATCACCATCAATGAGAAGCATATGGAgtggttttaattaattaatttaattgaggtatagttgattgcaatattatatgtttcaccTGTATAACACAgtgtttcacaattttaaaagattctactccatttatagttactataaaatattggctgtatttcctGTGCTGGGCAATATatcctgtagcttatttattttatacatagtagtttgtacctcttaaacgATTATtcctatgttgcccctccccctcccctctccccatcagtaataaccactagtttgttctctatgtggAGTGTTTTAGAAGTATTATTGATGAAGTAGCAATAGTGCAGAAAATCggcattaaattttttaatatggttccCCACTGATAAGCAGGTACAGAAAGTACAGTTAGATGTCAGGCTAAAGGTCAAAAGAGTGGATTCGGTTGTAATTGGGAATGAATCAAACATGTTCAGAGCAACGCTGAAAGCTTCCTCAGCCCCCTAGAATCTTCTACCCCCATTCTTCTCAGAATTCATACCTACGTGCAGGAATTTTGCCTCCACTAATTCAGTGGTCACTTGCTCATATGTCACAGGAGATTGAGGACAGGTGCTAAGGAACCCAGGGGAAGCGCATAGGGTTCACTAGAAAGAACAGGGTCAGGAAGCAGTGTGTTGAGGTGGTGGGTACAGAGGATGTGTTTTCAGGCCACCCCAACCTGAAATCCCGGTTCTGCACCATGCTGAATTTGTGGCTTTGGGCAGGCTGCTTACTGCTCGATGGGGATACCATTGCTTACCTTATGTTTAATGAGGATTATGTACACGTACCTGGTACACGGTGTGTGGTTAGTGGTGCAGGCCGCTTCCCTCGCATCCCTTTGCAAACTTTCTGTTATTTCTCCGAAGGCCCATCAACGGGAGCGACCAGCATCGCATCGAGGCAGAAGCAGCAAAGCCCGTGCAAACACCGATGCGAAGAGCTCACCTTTCTCAGCCACAAATGACCTTTTCATACGTAGAAGGAAAGTATACTGGTTAGCAAGGTAAGtacattttctttaatcttcctcctctcttttctgACTCGCTTGTCTGCTTAAAATGGAAAGTGAGGATAGATCAAAGAATTCCACTGTTCCTTATCCCTGGAGGCCCAAGGGCCCTGATGAAGCTCTATCTGATCCTACCAAAGGCACCATAATTGTCTGTTTCTACCAGCTTTCAGTTACAAAAAATATACTCCTTTTTCTTAAACATCTAAACCTTGCAAGCATAGTTCAAAAATTCAGCTGTTGTCCTGTCTTTTATTTAACTAGAAAACCAGATATCTAATTCGTGTCCTTTAAATGACCCCCCACCCTCTCACCCCCAGATGAAGTCTCCTGCCACCCAGCCAGCCCCTCTCCGGCTCTTGCCCACAGCAGCCCCCTTAGCGGCAAGTCCTCACCTCGTGCGGTCCAGCCCACGTGACCCCCACTCCTTCATCTCCTCCCCTTTCACTTGTTTTTCAGGGaagcttgtttcttttcttcattattttcttctacttccttTGCACATCACTCTTTTCTcaaatttcaaaatgtacatAAGCAAATGCAGGATGGAAGCGCGTACTCTAAGACTCTCCAAAGGCACCTTCTCTATCTCCTTCGCCTCACCTGAGGCACCTACGGCACAGGTGGCACAGCTAAGAGTCAGAGTATTCAGAAAGTAAACAAGTTCATACCTGGTTGGGACTGTCAGATGAACATagtttaaaaatagagctaaacCACAACTTTCTACTTGGCAAAACTATGTTTTTGTACTTCACGCTCATTTTGGAAGTCAGTCTGCGATATCTGTCCTTTTAGGAACACATTACCTgaacttttaaatgaaaagaaataatgattgCTACTCAATCCCTGTTATGATGTAATCAAGATGACCTCTAAGTGTGGAAAAATGGAAGACAATGCACAGCCTCCAACTCACTTAAACTATATTGATAGTTTAGTGGTAGcaacttgaatttaaaaaataattgcattcATCTTCTGGGAGACAAGTGACTGGAAAGAAGGGTACTTTCTGAATAAGTTGGTCAAGAATGACCAAATGCTGTGCAATTTTGAGACAGAACTACTTTATGATATCAAAGCTAAAAATCCTTTTTCTTATCTAAAATTTCTAAAGTGCTTATACATGCATGTATTGTCTGATGTCCTTCTCATTTTGATTTACGATTGAGATTTCAAAGTCTGGAATGTAAATGACTTAGCTAAAATCATTACTGAACTTCTAAAATTCAACTCAGAAcaaatatccaaaatgaaaccTCTTCTGTATGAAGTGCTTAAGCAAAACAAAGTAAGAATTTCCATGGAAACAGCCTGGAACTcttgaaggaaaagagaggacaAAAGTAAGcatgaaaatgcatttatttattttttggttcctCTGTACCTCTGCCCCTGCAAACTTCAGGCTGTCATCTTAATGAACACTTTCAAGCCTCAGAGGGAACTAAGAAGAACAATATTTGACAGGAGTGAGGAAGGAGCTAAATATAGTTCCCCTGTGAGAGAAATATATTCCATAatcttctcctctccccttccttcccctgagCAATCTCTCCATCTTTCAATGTGATTTTTGTGCTgctcttgctgtacagcaagttTAGCTGTGACTTGGTTGGGACAGAACGAAGGTAACATCGTGAGATACTTTTGTCCTCTTTTGGGAGGATCATTTCATACCAGACAACTGCTGAGGTCAGTTTCCAaattaatattgtatatattcCCACAGTATAATTTCCATCTGCCTAATAGTTCAGAATTTCTAAAATGCTCTCATATCAGTTAACTCATTTGATCAGTACAGTCTGAGAGGTAAACAAATCAACTATGTTGAGTACTATCAGCTTACACGTTACCAGGACAGAAGGGTTCAAGATCACCCTGCTCGTAAGTAAAGAAACCAGAACTTGGCCAGCAATTTGGATCTCAGACCATTGCCTTCTCCGACTCTACAAATACAACTAACCTCCTGACCAAGGTAGACATTGTGTCATGGGTACTCTCCCCTCTTCATTAGAAAttaagaacttttatttattttaaaaatacatgctttAGCATTATAAAGTCAAAATCTCGCCCTCTCTGTAACTGCTAATATTGATCAGTAAATACCTCCAAGAAAGGTATAGTCAGGGATACATGGACTTTTGACTTCCCTGAGTATGGCTATTTCTGACAAGCTTTTCCCAGAAcctatttttaattgataaatcaaataatgtttcattttaaagctCAGCAATCAATACATGACTTACAGAGGACAAAAGTGACCTTTTGTAAATCTGAAACATTAAATGTTGAACTTGTCTTTTGAAATAATCATTGATGCATTGGCTGAATTAAGtaacttagaaaattattttactgatCCAAGATAATACTTTGGGGTGCAATAAAATCTCTCCCTAGGGATATGGTGGTatctattttctttggaaaattaaaGGCAGTTAAGGTTGGGGATGATGATGGCTCTAAACAGGATGATAGTTATCATCAAGTACAAAgtctgggacctccctggtggtccagcagttttgattccgtgcttccaatgcagcggacaccagttccatccctggtcagggaactaagatcccacatgccgtccggccaaaaacaaacaaacaaacaaacaaaaatagaaagcaTGATGGAATCTGTTATTACAACTTTCTGCTGCttataatttttgaaaactaaTGGAATTCAATAAAAGATATCGTATCATGCATTTGGGAAATATTAAGACCAAGGGACCAACAGACAATCCATTCCATAATTAACATAACATGTATACTTTAAGACAATATGACAGTCATTCATTTGATGTTCTAAGACACACATTATTAGATATGGCCACATCACTgtggacaaaaattaaaaaatagaaacattccAAGAGGTGACTTCCTCTTTGGTTAGCTTTCACTATAGGGCATTACAACAAGTGCTACCAGTAATCATTTATCTAGATAAATAGTAATATATTTGACTGTGCCAAGTAGTTGATATACTTTAATACTTAAATAACCATGTAAGATAGGTAGTACCGTCCAACATGACAGACGAGAAATCAATAAAAACCTCACCCCAAAAGTGAACTACAAAAAGCAACGTGTTCCATTCACATTGCTAGTACCTGGTACAGGCTAGCACCAAACCTCAGTTTACCTGATCCCAGCATCACTGTGCTACCCCAGCTTCGAGTTGACTGTTCCCCTCTACAGCCCACTCCTTCCAAGCAACCTTCAGGTAACCAAGTATCACTGCCATGAATCGTCCTTTAGGGTTCACTATTGGGGGAGGACCTATATCATTTGCTAAATGTAACGCAGATACTGAGTTAATGGAATTTACTTAAAAGGTATAAAAGCAGGGCATCTGGGAAGCTTTCTGCTCACTGAAAATGTTACCTGTAAATCACAGCCATTAATTCTAGTTAAAGGGAGAAATCAGTCCACTTTTAcaacaaaattagaaacaaccaatgcaacaaaagtttttaaaaattatatttaatacaaGTGAATAGATTAGAAGATCTGAAATGTTATAAAGCAATATAcacaatgaataaataatttgcaCAGGAGAGTCATGTCTACATTACATAACACTGTCTAGTATGGGAATACTTAAAGTAAATCCAGTGATAATGGAGAAAGTCCATAAAAATGCTAACCTGTCTTCCCTTGTATGAAATTGTTCAAGTATAAAAATCCAATACAGTGTAAAATAGTATTCAATTtactttaagaataaaaattgcAAGTATTGcagtttcagaagaaaaatgtaaagcaGCATTTAAAAACTACATAAACTACATAAGAAGAGTGTTAAACTAATGAAGTACCAATAAATGAGAGCTACACGAGCAAAAATCAGAGAAGGAAGCATGAAACTAGCAATAGgtcctgttaaaaataaaaaaaaaaccctaaaaactaaaataaactaaaatgtgtTAATGTAAGAGTACTCTCTTATACAGTGCACATATGAATTTAAATAAATCCAAGTCAACATCTTTAGTTGAATAGGTTAATATTTAATATGCTACATCTAGACCTACTAAATAATTTATGCCATGAGATGAATACATAATTTTACAGTGTCACATCTAAAGTTCCTTTCTTTAGAGTGCAGCatagtaaaacttaaaaataaatatcttaaatagCATTACTATTAAGGCACAGTATAAACCACATTATCATTAATTGTTGAAGAATTGTAATCTCAGTAACCTTGTTGTCTCATGTACTGTATTCActaataaatagttttaaatatgaCTCTGAAATAGATActaaaaagtgtaaaattatttaaaaagggaaaaaaataaatgtccttaAGACAGTTCTTAAGGGTTTAGAGTCTGCAAACTTTGCCCGCCTTTAATCATAAGCCACGAGTCGACACAATAAATAGAAAGAGAAGGCTGTTGTAGTAAAAGCCTGATCCTATTTCAGAATCAGAATTGCTGACACCAGCAGATACAAGTTTCCCAAAATTGAAACAGGATGGGGAGAGGGATTAGAATGTGACAAGCTCATCAAACAAGCACAAGTGATGTGTTCTTTCCAGAACTGTGTGTGTTATTGATTGTCTGTACAGCTGTTGCACCCATTCATTCCACATCACTTGTTTCACAGTCCCACTCATCCACTGGGTAGATGAGAAAATAGCTTTGGTGCCTGTCCACCATTTCACCCACTGCCATGCTCCTAGACTGATTGTTCGATGCCCATTTTTGAGAGTAAGAACATTACCTTCTTGAAAAAGTTCTCTAGGCCGTAGTGACTGCTAAAACTGACAATCAGTGCtttcaccatttttttaaaaaaatctgcttttaaaTGTAATTCAAGCTACATATTGCTCACTCTGTATTCCCTGGTTCAACTGGATTCAAATAGCATTTTCTAACTGGTAAAAGGCAGTTTGCTTCCCTGATACTATAAAAAGAGCAAAAGTAAAAATCCCGTTATAAAAGTGAAGTTCCATTGTTCCTCCTGCCACCGTTTCGTCGCGGCCTTTTACTTACTCAGGCTCTTTGGGATTGACTTCCAAAACTGCGCCCACTCCCCCCCTCATTCTCATCTCTTTCACGTCTAGAACTACTACtggagtattaaaaaaaataatcatcataATTCTGCTTCACAAtagcatagcttttttttttttttttaaagctgttaagTCAATGTTAACTCTTATTAGCTACTGAAAATTGGGAAAtcgggagggaaagaggaaacaaTTCGACTTTGATCAGGTTCTGGCCTATTGCATCCGATCTGTTTGCAGCTGCTGAGGCTGATACTGGCCAaaggcagcggcggcggcagctgcggcggcggcggcggccgcggtcCCAGGTGCGGCGGCGGTGATTGGCTGCTGCACCGCGTAGCCGTAGCCCCCGGCCGTGACGTAGCCAGCGGCAGCCGGGGAGGCTGCGTACGGGTACTGGTCgtaggcggcggcggcggcggccgctgCGGCGGCCGCCGAGTACTGTGCGTACGCGGCTCCCGTGTAGTCAATGTAAGGTGCGGTGGAGGCGGCCGCTGCGGTCGGCTGGACGTGCGGGATGACCACTCCAGGCTGCACAAAAGCCTGCGGATAGACATAGTGGGCAGGTATCCTGTCGAGAAACGGAAAACAGAGTCAGGCAGGAGTTGCCTCCTGCCTGGAGCATGGCTTCTTCCGAGATCAGACCAAACTCAAATTTAGTGGTTATTATGAGCATAGGGTTGCCACAATATCGACTTGCCAGTCACCTGTGAAAGTACTCTGGCGGGAGCCCAAATCATGGAGTGCCCCAGAAGGAATTCAACAACGAAAATAGGATACCCTCCCTGCCAGAATTTTGATTCAGGATCATTTTGGAACCAAGAAATGGCATGGAGCCaaagtttggaaaaataaatcaagtttCAGGAGGGCCTCGCACAGAGgaggtatttaataaatgctgaATTAAGACTTGAGAAAATTTTGTGGTGAGTTCGTTCAATGAAAACGGTTTAGACAATAGAAAAATTCTTAACCGTGAAACCAGGAATCCAAAGGGAATCTGTGATCGTTCAATTCTATAAGGGTGATGGCCGGTTTCTCAAAAACTACAGTAAATTTCAACAAAAGCCGTATGTTTATTATCATGGCAACCCTACTGGAAATTGCTATGCAGACTCAGCACACATTAATCTCTCTGCAACCTCAGTCACCCttattaaagataataataatgaaaagagaagcaggcgccaaaataaaaaaggagtttAAAAGATCACAAGTGTGGTAAACACAGCAGAATCACACTTCTCAAACGAACTGTAGTGCAGCTCACTCTATCACAAGAGGCTGTTGTGGGAAGCTACAGAAATGCTATTAACATTCATGGCAGTGATTCCCAAAGAGATGTGCAGCACGCTTttggtctttctttctttctttttctccattaaaTTCATAAAGACACAAGGGTCAATCAAACCTGTTTGACTATCAGGCAACTGAAGGTCAGCCAGCTTGTTTATCTCTATGCAAGACAGACAGAAGGGGTTTTGGGGAAATGATGAGGTTGAGGGAAAAGGTAGGGTCAGGGAAACAcaactaaatatttctaaaattaatatcAACTTAAAAGAATTACATAATAAGagtaaggaaactttttttttgagcatctactaagtCTTGTTTTATCCTCTAACTCAACAGAAATAGATTAGCATATCTGTTTTAAATCTTCCTTACTGGTAGATATTTTATACAAATCAATTCTATTATGGTGTATTATCCTGCAAAAGTTCTAGAAAGTGAAACAAAATTGAGTACCTTCTAAAATGATACATTCAGAGGTCACATACAAGACACACTCCAATGGCCTCActtaaaagttaattttgttaaaaaaaaaaaaagaaatcacaagaggtattttaaaaaacccatgcATCTCAGTTCTCACTCTTGCGATTCATAACTGCCCAGTTAAAACGCTACTGTGAatatctgatttattttcatCCTTCTTTAGAATAATCTCCATCAAAACCCcctgtatttctaaaaatatgacACCATAATGCCATCTGGTTGTTGCCAAAAGCAGCTTACAAGAAGTACAAGCACAAGTAACAatctttgaattttaaagaaCTCAAAACAGAAAACTTCATATTTAGAttatgaaaacataaattttGCTTTGCCTTTTCAGAGTTTTACTGAAAGCACTCATTAACCAACATCCATGGAAAAGATGAATTTATCACAGAGGGTAATGAACTTTGACCCCAATGATAAAAATACACTCAATTTTACTAGACTTGTAGATCTTTCCCAGTGCCAGGAGAAACGACGTCATCAAGTGTTTCTGAGGACACTTAGAGATGTTCTTAATTGCTTGTCAGAAACCAGACTCGTGGTCATGCACACACTCAGAACTTCTCTGCAGGTCAGGTGACTGGCTCGTTCAGAGCGACAGGTGTGGCTTTATGAAACACCGTCCCTGGAGGCCGCTGTGTCCACGATGTGCAGACACGGATAAGAAAGCCTTACTCATGCCAGTTTACATGTGGTGATGGACAGCAGGGGCTGCAGCCGGGCTATTTTTGATCCTGTCATGCGACAAGGGTTTCCAGCGGGTAAAATGTCTTTATAAGGCCAAAGTAAAACATCTATCAGCTCCAAAGGCCAGCCAGTATGAATCTCACTGATACTGAAACATTAACCCCTGTGCTCCCAGTGTTCCAAAGAGAACACGACAGCTGCTAGGCTTGTATCTCTAAATAAAGGTGGTAACTGAAAATAAGTTTAGCCTACAAAAAGGCAggataaaagtgtgtgtgtgtgtgtgtgtgtgtgtgtgtgtgtgtgtgtatgaagaatgctttaaatgatacacagGCAGCGTTGCTTACAGGACTCTTGTCTCTGCGTTTATTTTACATTAATAGTTTTCACTTGAAAATGCCAACCAATGAGTATAAAGTTCCTTAGACTATCAGAAACCTACATGAAGTCTGGCAAGGGTTAGGAAGCTATCTAGCAGGCAAATGAAACCCTAGACTTTTTAAGGCTTAGGGAAAGGAGAATCCAGAAGACCACGGAGAGACTAAAATAGTTCAGAAGGCAGGCAGAATCGGACTAAAGGGTGAGGCGGCACTTCTGAAGCAATTCCTGTATTAGGAGCTCTTTTAATAGCCTGCGGAGCCCATTAAGGCAATTTGGGAATCTCCCTCCTGCTAGAGAGCTACCAACATCCTTTCCCTCAGTGAATCACAGAATGTAAATGCCTAGCAGAAATAAAAGCACCAGAGCAAAGCCGACACTTCGGACaactttcaaagaaaatttactatgttttccttttcttcctatcTCTTCAGGTCCCTCTGGCATCTCTCTGTGACTTTTGACATCCTAAAGGGTTTCCTCTTTCAAACTATCACATAAACTGCTGACACAGGCTGCATCTCATTCACTTGTTTAAAGTAACCTAGGTCCCTAACATCCTACCAAACTAAGTGCAAACTTCTTAAACTTTGGCATGCCAGGCCTTTTATACTTCTGGCTCCAAAATACTTTTTCCAGTATTTCTTCTCACCTTTCCTTGAACCCAGGTCAGCTGGGCTCCTCAGTGTTTCCTGGACATACCATACACACCTAGAGCTTCACCTTCGCTCGCGACATCCCTCTGTCAGGGATGCCAATCCTCACTCCATCTCTACCTGTTGAAATCGCAATCCTATCTATCCTAGCTCTACCACTCACCATGTGTAAAGCCTTCAGGAATTTGCTTCACCTTTTTAGTCTCATGTATTTCTCATAAGTGAAATGAACCTAATATTTCCAATCCTAGTATTTCCAACTCTGAATTGCTgtgcattaaataaaattatctatgTGAAGAGCCTACAGTGAGGAATATATTCATTGCAAGAGTTCCCTATCCTCCATCATAGTTTAAAATCTAGGTCAACTTCTACCTCTTTCATGAAGACTTCCTGGATCCCACCAACCTGATGTCTCTCTGCCTTATCTGAAGCCATATAGACAGCCCTTCTGGGCGCTTCTCAGTTTTCTTACTAGATTATAAGAGAGAGCTGAGTTGTGTCTTTCAGACTACAGCTTgacacagaggaaagaacatGGCTTTGGAGGCCATGATTCGGAACCTAGAACCAGACTCTATCACTTAGTAGTCCCTGAGggaagttaattaacctctctgcaTCTCAATTTTTCACCCATGGAAAGGACATTAACAGTGCCTTCATCAAATAATTACTGtgataattaaattatataatttatgtaaatcCCTTATCAGTACCAGGCAAGTAGCAGGTGTTCAGTTAATGTTAATTACTGTCCCTTCTGCTCCACTTAGTGGACAGTATAATACTTATTATGCGTTAACACAACTAGAGTAAAACTTAGCACTTAAAGGAGTACTAAGTGCTAAGGTTAGCACTTGAAGGAGTACTCCTTTAAACTTAGCACTTAAAGGAGTACTAAGTGCTAAGTACCAAGtactaaatatttactaagtaaatatttaagtgtATTTCAACCTGATCTAAACTAGCCCAGAATTTTCTACTCAAGATCCATAGGCTCTCCTCTCCAACGTTTCAATAAGAAAATGattctttcaaatataaaatatttataagatattGTTTAGCAAATCCACAAATTTGTGTACATCTGCCCACTGTGTTACATCAGAAATTCCTTCAGGCcaaggtttttctctttaaaggCCCAGAGTAATCTGGGGGCCATTTAAAGACCATATAAAAAAATAGTTCCTAGAATTTCAAACAAGTCAAGTAAGATTAAAAATTCTCAGGCTTCTTTCCAGGCCTAAAAATAAGAACATGTGGCATCAAATAGAATTTAGGATGACCAGGTGTGAGTTGTTAGGTACAGACTCCGGGAATTAGAGCAGTGTTAAGAatcccttaaaaaagaaagagaaggcttGCTTGGTCTATTTGGAATGCTATCTATTTCTAATCAAGTTCAAACAATTTATGCAAACAGTAATAATCCCCATCCTTTATAAAGACAGCTAATATTAGAAGGGATGAAAAACCAAAGGTTACTATCAAAATatgcttcatttaaaatttccatatgACACATCTTATTCTGGTTGTTATTGCCCTCGTGCTACTTTCTTAAGGATCTATAAGGACTACCACAGCCTGTCCAAATTTCTATTCTAGCTCTCAAGACCCTCCATAAGAGTTTGGTTTCTCCACGCACTGAGTCTTGTCTCCTCTTTGCCTTTGCTGAGCCTCCCCTCATCTTACACCCTTTAGACGTGTCCCTTCTTCCTTTTACCTGTCCAGGACCTACCCACTGGTCCAAGTCTAGCTCCAGTCCTCACAAAGCCTTGTCCAACTCCTCCAACTCACCTCTTTTCTTGCTCTTCTGAATTccttttatacttaaaataatacCAAGTAATTTAGCAATTAATAGGTCCTGATTCGTTTGTGTTAGTTTGGCCTCCCCAACTAAAGTGCCATCGCCTTATTTTGTACCATCCACTGGCACAGAGAGAACTACTTATATGCTAATACCGGTTGATCAGTTTAGCTGTATTAACAACTGTCTCAAGATTATGCATGTGAGATCATGACTAAGTTCACCATCACTTCTTAAGATGTATGTTCTCGTCCCCAGTTCTACCTTAAACATAGTCGAGACCAATGAGAGGGGGATCCACGGAAGTAGTTGGACCCATCAGCCCACTGTTTATCATCAGTATCTGGAATGGTTTGGATGTGGCACTGATAAATCGTTATGGGTATACGAAGGCCCTTTCTAATCCTATTGGACAGAAGACTCTTCTACGGCTTC
This genomic interval from Lagenorhynchus albirostris chromosome 10, mLagAlb1.1, whole genome shotgun sequence contains the following:
- the RBM24 gene encoding RNA-binding protein 24, with protein sequence MHTTQKDTTYTKIFVGGLPYHTTDASLRKYFEVFGEIEEAVVITDRQTGKSRGYGFVTMADRAAAERACKDPNPIIDGRKANVNLAYLGAKPRIMQPGFAFGVQQLHPALIQRPFGIPAHYVYPQAFVQPGVVIPHVQPTAAAASTAPYIDYTGAAYAQYSAAAAAAAAAAAYDQYPYAASPAAAGYVTAGGYGYAVQQPITAAAPGTAAAAAAAAAAAAAFGQYQPQQLQTDRMQ